A region from the Actinoplanes sp. OR16 genome encodes:
- a CDS encoding DUF5343 domain-containing protein, which produces MTDDASVAQEPLDPRRPPYPGFGAFTSFQERLRKNGIPAVIDRPFVGGSGTNQSLMLGALKYLDLVNGDNEPTQALHDLTESEEADRRAVLAKLVETHYAGALALGPRATQGQLDGWFRQQGVSGETARKAQSFFLSLAKAAGIEVSPHYKVTRASPAAGRKRAAGRRRPESATPAENAVVQPQASGASNSQIHASVQALLQRIPAEGMTWTQRDKDLLVATFSNLLDLFHPVSDPMSARGGEAARPAKSEVAPSEG; this is translated from the coding sequence ATGACCGATGACGCGTCGGTGGCGCAGGAGCCGCTTGACCCGCGGAGACCCCCCTATCCCGGCTTCGGCGCGTTCACTAGCTTTCAAGAGCGGCTGAGAAAGAACGGCATTCCGGCGGTCATTGATCGGCCCTTTGTAGGCGGCTCGGGAACCAACCAGTCCCTCATGCTTGGTGCACTTAAGTACTTGGACCTGGTCAACGGGGACAATGAGCCCACACAGGCCCTTCACGACCTCACCGAGAGCGAGGAGGCTGACCGGCGGGCGGTTCTGGCCAAGTTGGTTGAAACTCACTACGCCGGTGCGCTTGCTCTTGGCCCGCGCGCGACGCAAGGTCAGCTCGATGGCTGGTTCCGGCAGCAGGGAGTTAGCGGGGAGACAGCTCGCAAGGCGCAGAGCTTCTTCCTATCCCTGGCAAAGGCTGCCGGGATAGAGGTGTCGCCGCACTACAAGGTGACTCGGGCGTCTCCAGCGGCTGGAAGGAAGAGGGCCGCAGGTCGCCGCCGTCCAGAATCCGCGACGCCGGCCGAGAATGCGGTCGTCCAACCGCAGGCTTCTGGCGCCAGCAACTCCCAGATTCACGCGTCTGTGCAGGCACTGCTTCAGCGGATCCCTGCGGAGGGAATGACCTGGACCCAGCGGGACAAGGACTTGCTCGTCGCGACCTTCAGCAACCTGCTCGACCTATTCCACCCGGTGTCCGACCCGATGTCAGCACGCGGCGGCGAAGCCGCAAGGCCAGCTAAGTCGGAGGTGGCTCCGTCGGAGGGGTAG
- a CDS encoding protein phosphatase 2C domain-containing protein yields MPSTGARVTSVKVAERPGGIRPTEDRIFTTPNAAIVLDGASQPGSPARSGGWLAEVIGTRLRDGLAEAPRADLVGLLRSVIQAAARDFSLTPGQSPSCTVSMVRWNSEHIDVLALGDSPVIALTTDGKVTEIRDDRLSRVAEVEKKEFRESSALFGQDREEAWRKLVDAQRKVRNRSGGYWIVEADPEAAENAVRHTLQVTDVAAIMLMTDGVAHGVDRYRNPPDWWTAGRIALRDPAALVDLVHRTEESDPEGTRWRRSKKHDDKAIVVVKFQPTG; encoded by the coding sequence ATGCCCTCCACGGGTGCACGAGTGACTAGCGTGAAGGTGGCGGAGAGACCCGGGGGAATCCGGCCGACCGAAGACCGAATTTTCACTACCCCGAACGCGGCTATCGTACTGGACGGAGCATCACAGCCGGGCTCACCCGCCAGAAGCGGAGGATGGTTAGCGGAGGTGATAGGTACGCGCCTCCGAGACGGTCTAGCTGAGGCTCCGAGGGCCGATCTAGTCGGCCTTCTGCGGTCAGTGATACAGGCTGCCGCACGCGACTTCTCTCTCACCCCAGGGCAATCGCCTTCCTGCACCGTGAGTATGGTGCGATGGAATTCCGAACACATCGATGTGTTAGCTCTCGGAGATAGTCCGGTGATCGCACTAACCACCGATGGCAAGGTGACGGAAATCCGAGATGATCGCCTTTCTCGGGTTGCCGAGGTCGAAAAGAAGGAATTCCGCGAAAGTTCCGCCCTGTTCGGGCAAGACAGAGAAGAAGCGTGGCGGAAACTCGTCGACGCTCAACGTAAGGTGCGGAACAGAAGCGGGGGGTATTGGATAGTCGAAGCGGATCCCGAGGCTGCCGAAAACGCCGTGCGCCATACCCTCCAAGTTACGGATGTCGCCGCCATCATGTTGATGACCGATGGGGTGGCTCATGGCGTCGACCGCTACCGCAACCCGCCCGACTGGTGGACCGCTGGTCGCATCGCCCTTCGAGATCCGGCCGCGCTGGTAGATCTGGTCCATCGCACCGAGGAAAGCGACCCGGAGGGGACGCGCTGGCGGCGCAGTAAGAAGCACGATGACAAGGCCATCGTTGTCGTTAAGTTTCAGCCAACTGGGTGA
- a CDS encoding helix-turn-helix transcriptional regulator, with translation MSGLAQPLGPLLVGSPLVAVGVANGEVEGTEAGWCRLGRLLAVRRLERGLTQHGLAALMPWSRSTIANMEIGRGPIRSDDFWRRCDELLGTGEELSSAVQWLRAREVRAAAARAAAVTELAAAGTGPAVAASSVPVLALEDGSAVELTVRVGDRELLKIMLQVAVIGGVPAVAASSGAAAAVYSLAEARRERRA, from the coding sequence GTGTCTGGATTGGCGCAACCGCTCGGACCGTTGCTGGTGGGTTCGCCGCTTGTCGCGGTGGGTGTTGCCAACGGTGAGGTGGAAGGCACCGAGGCTGGCTGGTGTCGGCTCGGCCGGCTGCTGGCTGTCCGGCGGCTGGAGCGTGGTTTGACTCAACATGGTCTCGCCGCGCTGATGCCCTGGTCGCGCAGCACGATCGCCAATATGGAGATCGGGCGAGGACCGATCAGATCGGATGACTTCTGGCGACGCTGTGACGAGTTGCTGGGCACTGGCGAGGAACTGAGTAGCGCGGTGCAGTGGCTGCGGGCACGTGAGGTGAGGGCTGCTGCGGCTCGGGCGGCTGCGGTGACCGAGCTGGCGGCGGCTGGCACTGGTCCTGCCGTCGCTGCGTCGAGCGTGCCGGTGCTGGCGCTGGAAGACGGTTCGGCGGTGGAGCTGACGGTACGGGTAGGCGACCGCGAACTGCTCAAGATCATGTTGCAGGTCGCGGTTATCGGCGGTGTGCCTGCTGTGGCGGCGTCCTCCGGTGCGGCTGCGGCTGTGTACTCGCTGGCTGAGGCTCGCCGGGAACGACGCGCGTAA
- the murC gene encoding UDP-N-acetylmuramate--L-alanine ligase: MGDTVTGNPTLGGYTGPVDLSRPHFVGVGGSAMSGLAQVCAARGSVVSGTDAVDSPRLSALRAAGCTVEVGHRAGAVDGASCVVYTTVTQQAPEIAAARAMKIPVVHRAQVLRELAKDRYLVAVAGTHGKSTTTGILAAALTFLGRDPSFVVGADLDAPGSGAHHGAGEVFVAEADESDRSFHFLDAAAAVITTIAHDHPENFDDLDAHLIAYVTFAARMRPDALLIANADEAASMDVIGRVRRLHPDVRVLTFGRSPQADVRFGDIDRQGWQSQTAVRARDGRGVVRLQSPSRYHVQDAVAVVALLVAWGFGVEAAVLAVSSFTGVRRRFTPVGAVGGVTVVDCFADHHNEIAADLDAARAVAGEGRVIAVVQPSGYARVRTFGRQIGTVLAIGADVTVLLDVHGADPISGVSSTLVGDAVISAGGDVRYATREHAVDLVAALARPGDVVLLLGTGDVGGLATPMLTALRESAGQYV; encoded by the coding sequence ATGGGCGACACGGTCACTGGCAATCCCACCTTGGGCGGGTACACCGGTCCCGTCGATCTGAGCCGTCCGCATTTTGTGGGCGTGGGCGGGTCGGCGATGTCGGGGCTGGCGCAGGTCTGCGCGGCGCGGGGAAGCGTGGTCAGTGGGACGGATGCGGTCGACTCGCCGCGTTTGTCGGCGCTGCGGGCGGCCGGCTGCACGGTGGAGGTCGGGCATCGGGCGGGGGCGGTGGATGGCGCGTCGTGCGTGGTCTACACGACCGTCACTCAGCAGGCGCCGGAGATCGCGGCGGCCCGCGCGATGAAGATCCCGGTGGTGCACCGTGCCCAGGTGCTGCGGGAGTTGGCGAAGGATCGGTATCTGGTCGCGGTGGCGGGCACGCACGGCAAGTCCACCACGACCGGGATTCTGGCGGCGGCGCTGACGTTCCTGGGCCGGGATCCGTCGTTCGTGGTCGGCGCTGATCTGGACGCTCCGGGCTCGGGTGCGCATCACGGCGCGGGTGAGGTGTTCGTGGCGGAGGCCGACGAGTCGGATCGGTCGTTCCACTTCCTGGACGCGGCGGCGGCCGTGATCACGACGATCGCGCATGATCACCCGGAGAACTTCGATGATCTCGACGCGCACCTGATCGCGTATGTGACGTTCGCGGCCCGGATGCGACCGGATGCGCTGCTGATCGCCAACGCGGACGAGGCGGCCAGCATGGACGTAATCGGCCGGGTCCGGCGGCTGCACCCGGACGTGCGGGTGCTGACCTTCGGACGCTCGCCGCAGGCCGATGTGCGGTTCGGTGACATCGACCGGCAGGGCTGGCAGAGTCAGACCGCAGTGCGTGCCCGTGACGGCCGGGGCGTGGTGCGCCTGCAAAGCCCGTCGCGGTACCACGTTCAGGACGCCGTCGCCGTGGTGGCGCTGCTGGTCGCCTGGGGCTTCGGCGTGGAAGCGGCGGTACTCGCGGTGTCCTCGTTCACGGGAGTGCGCCGCCGGTTCACCCCGGTCGGGGCCGTCGGGGGCGTGACGGTGGTCGACTGCTTCGCCGATCACCACAACGAGATCGCCGCCGACCTGGACGCCGCGCGGGCCGTCGCCGGTGAGGGCAGGGTGATCGCGGTGGTGCAGCCGTCGGGATACGCGCGGGTGCGCACGTTCGGCCGGCAGATCGGAACTGTCCTGGCTATCGGCGCGGACGTCACGGTGCTGCTGGACGTGCACGGCGCGGACCCGATCTCCGGGGTCTCGTCAACGCTGGTCGGTGACGCCGTGATCAGTGCGGGCGGCGACGTCCGTTACGCCACCCGCGAGCATGCGGTGGACCTGGTTGCAGCGCTGGCCCGGCCCGGTGACGTGGTGCTGCTGCTGGGCACCGGAGACGTCGGTGGGCTGGCTACGCCGATGCTGACCGCGCTGCGCGAGAGTGCCGGGCAGTACGTGTGA
- a CDS encoding site-specific integrase, translating into MAQERSNVGITDGDPRASASLPRVSGLRRGEACGLRWEDVDLRGRTMTVAIQLVDNDGEVAESEPKSDAGNRMVALDVVTVSVLRSHRLRQQEAQLKAGEAWLDSGRVFTQANGAWVEPDWLSDHFDRLVRRSELPPIRLHDLRHGAATLALAAGVDMKVVQDMLGHSSYALTSDTYTSVLPEVAQSAAEAAARLIPRQKAKKTAGLTSGSQTPGTPAKGSPRARTNSKKQQVKAAS; encoded by the coding sequence TTGGCTCAGGAGCGCTCCAACGTCGGGATCACGGACGGGGACCCTCGTGCCAGCGCATCCCTTCCGCGCGTCAGCGGGCTCCGGCGGGGTGAAGCATGCGGCCTGCGATGGGAAGACGTCGACCTGCGAGGGCGCACGATGACGGTCGCCATTCAGCTTGTCGACAATGACGGCGAGGTGGCGGAGTCCGAACCGAAGAGCGACGCGGGAAACCGCATGGTCGCACTGGACGTGGTGACGGTCTCTGTCCTCCGTAGTCACCGCCTCCGACAGCAGGAGGCGCAGTTGAAGGCCGGCGAAGCATGGCTAGACAGCGGACGAGTGTTCACCCAAGCGAATGGGGCGTGGGTAGAGCCTGATTGGCTGTCGGATCACTTCGATCGCCTGGTCCGCCGGAGCGAGCTGCCGCCGATCCGGCTGCACGACCTGCGGCATGGTGCGGCGACCCTCGCTCTTGCCGCTGGCGTGGACATGAAGGTCGTGCAAGACATGCTCGGGCACTCGTCGTACGCGCTCACCTCGGACACCTACACGAGCGTTCTGCCGGAGGTTGCCCAGTCGGCGGCGGAAGCGGCGGCGCGGCTGATCCCGCGTCAGAAAGCCAAGAAAACCGCCGGGCTCACCTCGGGCTCACAGACCCCCGGCACACCGGCCAAGGGGAGCCCGCGAGCCCGTACTAACAGCAAGAAACAGCAGGTCAAAGCCGCTTCTTAA
- a CDS encoding alpha/beta hydrolase, with amino-acid sequence METDVLGWPYERHTIDLGRDDEGPVVATLVRRRAEQPARRAVLHVHGFVDYFFQTHLADFFVERGWDFYALDLRKYGRSLLPHQTPNFARSLTEYFPELDEAARIIREDDGNEQLLVTGHSTGGLITSLWAHARSGQGLVDGLFLNSPFFDFNLPWAMKRPLMSMILAVNGRSPYRKMPTSSLGLYGQSLHAEHQGEWTYDLAWKPILGFPVTMGWLKAIRRGQGRLRAGLKIDAPILVACSDRTFRGREWHEDVRVTDAVLDVDHITRWAPGLGPRVTIARFNGGMHDLTLSGKEVRAEVFRELARWTDAFLPMPGTPEVEIPPAPEDRAAVAKDLEAAEAAVDDRSGTTA; translated from the coding sequence GTGGAGACCGATGTTCTGGGCTGGCCGTACGAGCGGCACACCATCGACCTGGGCCGCGACGACGAAGGACCGGTCGTGGCGACGCTGGTCCGGCGGCGCGCCGAGCAGCCGGCCAGGCGGGCCGTGCTGCACGTACACGGGTTCGTGGACTACTTCTTCCAGACCCACCTCGCCGACTTCTTCGTCGAACGAGGCTGGGATTTCTACGCGCTCGACCTGCGCAAGTACGGACGCAGCCTGCTGCCGCACCAGACGCCGAACTTCGCCCGCAGCCTGACCGAATACTTCCCCGAGCTGGACGAGGCGGCCCGGATCATCCGCGAGGACGACGGCAACGAGCAGCTGCTGGTCACCGGCCACTCGACGGGCGGCCTGATCACCTCGCTGTGGGCGCACGCGCGCTCCGGCCAGGGCCTGGTCGACGGCCTCTTCCTGAACAGCCCGTTCTTCGACTTCAACCTGCCGTGGGCGATGAAGCGGCCGCTCATGTCGATGATCCTGGCCGTGAACGGCCGGTCCCCGTACCGGAAGATGCCCACCTCCTCCCTCGGCCTGTACGGCCAGAGCCTGCACGCCGAGCACCAGGGTGAATGGACGTACGACCTGGCCTGGAAACCGATCCTCGGCTTCCCCGTCACGATGGGCTGGCTGAAGGCGATCCGCCGCGGCCAGGGCCGGCTGCGCGCCGGCCTGAAGATCGACGCCCCGATCCTGGTCGCCTGCTCGGACCGCACGTTCCGAGGCCGCGAATGGCACGAGGACGTACGGGTGACCGACGCCGTCCTCGACGTGGATCACATCACTCGCTGGGCGCCGGGCCTGGGACCGCGGGTGACCATCGCCCGCTTCAACGGAGGCATGCACGACCTCACCCTCTCGGGCAAGGAGGTCCGCGCCGAAGTGTTCCGTGAGCTGGCCCGCTGGACCGACGCCTTCCTCCCCATGCCCGGCACCCCCGAGGTCGAGATCCCACCCGCGCCCGAGGATCGAGCCGCCGTCGCGAAAGACCTGGAAGCGGCAGAGGCGGCGGTGGACGACAGATCCGGCACGACCGCCTAG
- a CDS encoding single-stranded DNA-binding protein: MFETNIVIVGNVLTMPEWRRTTNSQQLVANFRVASTARRYDRESGRWVDGNSLRVRVTAWRRLAEGVTSSIRVGDPVIVYGRIFTRDWIDDDKRKRISYEMEAFSIGHDLSRGRGKFYRNAQPAALSVVDDIEADTQVRGEASESLSESEAPVTYGDGVPATSEPAPPLVEVVAGLADDTAEEDAGTPEPDPEQLTESRRARRGAKREPVAA; this comes from the coding sequence GTGTTCGAAACAAACATCGTCATCGTCGGCAACGTGCTCACCATGCCCGAGTGGCGGCGCACCACCAACTCGCAGCAGCTCGTGGCCAACTTCCGGGTCGCGTCCACGGCACGCCGCTACGACAGGGAGAGCGGCCGGTGGGTCGACGGCAACAGTCTGCGGGTGCGGGTCACGGCCTGGCGCCGACTCGCCGAAGGCGTGACGTCGTCGATCCGGGTCGGGGATCCGGTGATCGTCTACGGGCGGATCTTCACGCGGGATTGGATCGACGACGACAAGCGGAAGCGCATCTCGTACGAGATGGAGGCGTTCTCGATCGGGCACGACCTGAGCCGCGGACGGGGCAAGTTCTACCGGAACGCGCAGCCGGCCGCTCTCAGCGTCGTCGACGACATCGAGGCGGATACGCAGGTGCGCGGCGAGGCGTCGGAGTCGCTCAGTGAATCCGAGGCGCCGGTGACGTACGGGGACGGCGTTCCGGCGACGAGTGAGCCCGCGCCTCCGCTCGTCGAGGTCGTGGCCGGGCTGGCCGACGACACCGCGGAGGAGGACGCCGGCACGCCCGAGCCGGATCCGGAGCAGCTGACCGAGTCCCGGCGTGCCCGGCGAGGCGCCAAGCGCGAGCCCGTCGCCGCCTAG
- a CDS encoding cobalamin biosynthesis protein, whose amino-acid sequence MTAADAAGLLAGYLLDAAVGDPRRFHPVAGFGTAADALERRLYRPTRARGAVFTAVAVGVPVLAGLAASRATRRHPVARFAVTAAATWTVLGARTLRHEGRTMGRHLEAGDLEAARGRLNHLCGRDPSALDEPELARAAVESVAENTSDAVVAPLFWGALFGPAGLLGYRAVNTLDAMVGHRSERYERFGTASARLDDLANLGPSRLTGLITVAVSFVAGGSPRETLRVWRRDRADHPSPNSGQCEAAMAGALGVRLGGRNVYFGRTEVRPFLGDGPRPGAAHLRKAARLSGAVGAVAALLAGAVAATTPIRHRERTGKSQGDPTR is encoded by the coding sequence GTGACGGCCGCCGACGCGGCCGGGCTGCTCGCCGGTTACCTGCTGGACGCGGCGGTCGGCGATCCCCGCAGGTTCCATCCGGTCGCCGGATTCGGTACGGCGGCCGACGCGCTCGAACGCCGGCTCTACCGGCCGACCCGGGCGAGGGGCGCCGTCTTCACCGCTGTCGCCGTCGGCGTGCCCGTGCTGGCCGGTCTCGCCGCGTCCCGGGCCACCCGCCGGCATCCGGTCGCGCGGTTCGCCGTCACCGCGGCGGCCACCTGGACCGTGCTCGGGGCCCGCACGCTCCGGCATGAGGGCCGGACGATGGGCCGGCACCTGGAAGCCGGCGACCTGGAAGCCGCCCGTGGCCGGCTCAACCACCTCTGCGGCCGTGATCCGTCGGCGCTGGACGAGCCGGAACTCGCGCGGGCGGCGGTGGAGTCGGTCGCGGAGAACACGTCGGACGCGGTGGTGGCGCCGCTGTTCTGGGGTGCGCTGTTCGGCCCGGCCGGCCTGCTGGGCTACCGCGCGGTCAATACGCTCGACGCGATGGTCGGTCATCGATCGGAGAGATACGAGCGATTCGGTACGGCGTCCGCCCGCCTCGACGATCTCGCCAATCTGGGGCCGTCCCGGCTCACCGGGCTGATCACCGTGGCGGTCTCGTTCGTGGCCGGTGGGTCGCCGCGGGAGACGCTGCGGGTGTGGCGCCGCGATCGGGCAGATCATCCGTCGCCGAACTCGGGGCAGTGCGAGGCGGCCATGGCGGGAGCGCTCGGGGTCCGGCTGGGTGGGCGGAACGTCTACTTCGGGCGTACCGAGGTGCGGCCGTTCCTCGGCGACGGGCCGCGGCCCGGTGCTGCGCATCTGCGGAAGGCCGCCCGGTTGTCGGGCGCGGTCGGGGCGGTCGCCGCCCTCCTGGCCGGGGCCGTGGCCGCGACCACCCCGATACGACATCGAGAGCGTACGGGAAAATCTCAGGGTGACCCCACGCGCTAA
- a CDS encoding cobyric acid synthase: MTPRANGLLIAGTTSDAGKSVVTAGICRWLHRSGVRVAPFKAQNMSNNSVVVLGADGRGGEIGRAQAMQAAACGIAPDLRFNPVLLKPGSDRSSQVVLLGEAVDTATARNYRSLKPRLSEVAFRALDELREEYDAVICEGAGSPTEINLRDGDFVNMGLARRANLPAVVVGDIDRGGVFAAFFGTLALLSEEDQNLVAGFVINKFRGDSGLLQPGIDLIQRATGRPVHGVLPFHSDVWLDAEDSLAYGRVLGRPGPPRGTEWLRVAVIRLPRVSNATDAEALAAEPGVQVRLTIEPGEIADADLVVLPGSKATVSDLAWLRATGLADAVLAHAAAGKPLLGICGGFQMLGERIHDEVESGQGSVPGLGLLPVEVTFARQKTLARVEGAGLGAPAQGYEIHHGYVSSGVPEPLLHYHDGRPEGAVSGNVHGTHWHGAFESDEFRRRFLTRAAEQAGRHGFTVAPDTRYAAIRERALDVLGDLVEEHLDTAALMRLIEQGAPAGLPFLPPGAP; the protein is encoded by the coding sequence GTGACCCCACGCGCTAACGGATTGCTGATCGCCGGTACCACCTCGGACGCTGGGAAGAGTGTGGTGACCGCGGGGATCTGCCGGTGGCTGCATCGGAGCGGGGTGCGGGTGGCGCCGTTCAAGGCGCAGAACATGTCGAACAACTCGGTCGTGGTGCTCGGGGCGGACGGTAGGGGCGGGGAGATCGGGCGGGCTCAGGCCATGCAGGCGGCGGCCTGCGGGATCGCTCCTGACCTGCGGTTCAACCCGGTGCTGCTGAAACCGGGAAGTGATCGATCGAGTCAGGTCGTGCTGCTCGGCGAAGCCGTCGATACGGCTACGGCCCGTAACTACCGATCGCTGAAGCCGCGACTCTCCGAAGTGGCTTTCCGGGCGCTCGACGAGCTGCGTGAGGAGTACGACGCGGTGATCTGCGAGGGCGCGGGCAGCCCCACGGAGATCAATCTGCGGGACGGCGACTTCGTCAACATGGGGCTGGCCCGCCGGGCGAATCTGCCGGCCGTCGTCGTCGGTGACATCGATCGCGGTGGAGTCTTCGCGGCCTTCTTCGGGACGCTCGCGCTGCTCTCCGAGGAGGATCAGAACCTGGTCGCCGGCTTCGTGATCAACAAGTTTCGTGGCGACTCCGGGCTGCTCCAGCCGGGGATCGACCTGATACAGCGGGCGACCGGGCGGCCCGTGCACGGCGTGCTGCCGTTCCACTCCGACGTCTGGCTCGACGCCGAGGACTCGCTCGCCTACGGGCGGGTGCTCGGGCGCCCGGGGCCGCCGCGCGGGACCGAGTGGCTGCGCGTCGCGGTGATCCGGCTGCCGCGCGTCTCGAACGCCACCGATGCCGAGGCGCTCGCCGCCGAACCGGGGGTGCAGGTGCGCCTGACCATCGAGCCCGGCGAGATCGCCGACGCTGATCTCGTGGTGCTGCCGGGCTCGAAAGCGACCGTTAGTGATCTGGCCTGGCTGCGCGCGACGGGACTCGCCGACGCGGTGCTGGCGCATGCCGCGGCAGGGAAGCCGCTGCTCGGGATCTGCGGCGGTTTCCAGATGCTCGGCGAGCGGATCCACGACGAGGTGGAGAGCGGGCAGGGTTCGGTGCCGGGATTGGGCCTGCTCCCGGTCGAGGTGACGTTCGCGCGGCAGAAGACGCTCGCCAGGGTCGAAGGCGCCGGTCTGGGTGCTCCGGCGCAGGGCTATGAGATCCATCATGGGTACGTGTCGAGCGGCGTGCCAGAACCGCTGCTGCACTACCACGACGGCCGTCCCGAGGGTGCGGTGTCCGGAAACGTTCACGGCACGCACTGGCACGGCGCGTTCGAGTCGGACGAGTTCCGGCGCCGGTTCCTGACCCGGGCTGCCGAGCAGGCGGGCCGGCACGGCTTCACCGTCGCGCCGGACACCCGATATGCGGCGATCCGCGAGCGCGCCCTGGACGTGCTGGGTGATCTGGTCGAGGAGCACCTGGACACGGCCGCGCTGATGAGGCTGATCGAACAGGGCGCGCCGGCCGGCCTGCCGTTCCTGCCGCCAGGGGCTCCGTAG
- a CDS encoding M48 family metallopeptidase produces MTNPDDATPPVRRRVTLTGISSRAWEHPADRGALTALRELRGFDDVVKTFFGMWNERGFRLTYLAGSIRVDHRQYERVYQRFTEAASTLDVPDLPELYVTQNPMITGSAIGLDKPFIVISTGAVEKLDDDELRALLGHELGHVRSGHAVYKTIMSILTSWAANISWIPVGAIALRAIIGAMLEWWRKAELSADRAGLLAGQDPAASLRLLMKLAGGGDLSQIDTAAFLEQAADYEGGGDLRDSFHKIGITAWSTHPVPVARAAELRKWVDSGEYAQILGGDYPHRDSDGDASVSEAVKDAANAYRKDFSDSQDPLVGLIRRFGGGASDMAGAAAGRAMNWASEARRRGREGNGGEGASEN; encoded by the coding sequence ATGACGAACCCCGACGATGCCACCCCGCCGGTTCGCCGCCGGGTGACCCTCACCGGCATCAGCTCGCGGGCCTGGGAGCACCCGGCCGACCGCGGCGCCCTCACCGCGCTGCGTGAGCTGCGCGGCTTCGACGACGTGGTGAAGACGTTCTTCGGGATGTGGAACGAGCGGGGTTTCCGGCTGACCTACCTGGCCGGCTCGATCCGCGTCGACCACCGGCAATACGAGCGGGTCTACCAGCGCTTCACCGAGGCGGCCAGCACGCTCGACGTGCCCGACCTGCCGGAGCTCTACGTCACGCAGAACCCGATGATCACCGGCTCGGCGATCGGCCTGGACAAGCCGTTCATCGTGATCAGCACGGGCGCCGTGGAGAAGCTCGACGACGACGAGCTGCGGGCGCTGCTCGGCCACGAGCTGGGCCACGTGCGCAGCGGCCACGCGGTCTACAAGACCATCATGTCGATCCTGACCAGCTGGGCGGCGAACATCAGCTGGATCCCGGTCGGCGCGATCGCGCTGCGGGCGATCATCGGAGCGATGCTGGAGTGGTGGCGCAAGGCCGAGCTCTCCGCCGACCGCGCCGGGCTGCTCGCCGGTCAGGACCCGGCCGCCTCGCTGCGGCTGCTGATGAAGCTGGCCGGCGGCGGCGACCTGTCGCAGATCGACACGGCCGCGTTCCTTGAGCAGGCTGCCGACTACGAGGGCGGCGGCGACCTGCGGGACAGCTTCCACAAGATCGGAATCACCGCGTGGAGCACCCACCCGGTCCCCGTTGCTCGCGCCGCTGAGCTGCGCAAGTGGGTCGACTCGGGGGAATACGCGCAGATCCTCGGCGGCGACTACCCGCACCGTGACTCGGACGGCGACGCCTCGGTCTCGGAGGCGGTGAAGGACGCGGCGAATGCCTACCGGAAGGACTTCTCGGACTCGCAGGACCCGCTGGTCGGCCTGATCCGCCGGTTCGGCGGCGGCGCCTCCGACATGGCCGGGGCCGCAGCCGGTCGCGCGATGAACTGGGCGAGCGAGGCCCGGCGGCGTGGTCGAGAGGGTAATGGCGGCGAGGGCGCCTCGGAGAACTGA